The Rhodococcus sp. X156 genome window below encodes:
- a CDS encoding DUF4352 domain-containing protein: MRDGKFEFVVTTVQPGKASVGSGYLKATAQGQFVVVKLTVRNIGDRQQMFAGSAQKMTDQQGRELSTDTMAGIYLDSDNFLAEINPGNSVQGTLVFDIPKDAVPTTLELHDSVFSGGVTVRLS, translated from the coding sequence GTGCGCGACGGAAAGTTCGAGTTCGTGGTGACTACCGTCCAGCCCGGAAAGGCTTCGGTCGGCAGCGGTTACTTGAAGGCCACAGCTCAGGGCCAGTTCGTCGTTGTGAAGCTCACTGTGCGAAACATTGGGGACCGCCAACAAATGTTCGCCGGGAGCGCCCAGAAGATGACTGACCAGCAGGGACGAGAGCTGTCCACGGACACTATGGCAGGCATCTACCTCGACTCGGACAACTTCCTGGCTGAGATAAACCCGGGCAACAGCGTGCAAGGCACACTCGTCTTCGACATCCCGAAGGACGCGGTGCCCACAACGCTGGAGCTGCACGACTCGGTGTTCTCCGGAGGAGTGACCGTCCGGCTCAGCTAG
- a CDS encoding ABC transporter ATP-binding protein yields MPLLEISDMTVSYGRIEALHGISLSVEEGELVTLLGANGAGKSTTMRAISGLLPLTRGTVVFDGQDITRVKAHERVLRGIVQAPEGRGVFPGMTVQENLDMGCYARKFATKAEYNQRLDWVFELFPRLLERRTQVGGTMSGGEQQMVAIGRALMARPRVLLLDEPSMGLAPMIIQQIFRIISEINSQGTTVLLVEQNAQQALTRSDRAYILETGEVTRTGPGRELLADDSVKAAYLGVA; encoded by the coding sequence ATGCCCTTGCTTGAGATCTCCGACATGACGGTCAGCTACGGCCGCATCGAGGCGCTGCACGGCATCTCCCTGTCCGTGGAGGAGGGCGAGCTGGTCACCCTGCTGGGGGCCAACGGCGCCGGCAAGTCCACCACCATGCGGGCCATCTCCGGGCTGCTGCCGCTCACCCGCGGCACGGTGGTCTTCGACGGCCAGGACATCACCCGGGTGAAGGCGCACGAGCGGGTGCTGCGCGGCATCGTGCAGGCGCCGGAGGGCCGCGGGGTGTTCCCGGGCATGACGGTGCAGGAGAACCTGGACATGGGCTGCTACGCGCGCAAGTTCGCCACCAAGGCGGAGTACAACCAGCGCCTGGACTGGGTGTTCGAGCTGTTCCCGCGGCTGCTGGAGCGGCGCACCCAGGTGGGCGGCACCATGTCCGGCGGCGAGCAGCAGATGGTGGCCATCGGCCGGGCGCTGATGGCGCGCCCGCGGGTGCTGCTGCTGGACGAGCCGTCGATGGGGCTGGCGCCGATGATCATCCAGCAGATCTTCCGGATCATCAGCGAGATCAACTCCCAGGGCACCACGGTGCTGCTGGTGGAGCAGAACGCCCAGCAGGCGCTGACCCGCTCCGACCGCGCCTACATCCTGGAGACCGGCGAGGTCACCCGCACGGGGCCGGGCCGGGAGCTGCTGGCCGACGACAGCGTCAAGGCCGCCTACCTGGGCGTCGCCTAG
- a CDS encoding branched-chain amino acid ABC transporter substrate-binding protein — MVLVGAATLTLSACGSKSSDSSGGSGSSAPLAIAPLVQIDQSGKEVAASSTTAAADPAGDGKATCTNVKLAFAGAKTGPNAALGINIRNGAKVALDAHNKANPGCQVEMVDFDTEGDPQKATQVAPQIVSDPSVIGLLGPAFSGETKATGGIFAQAGLPSLSASATNVALTTNGWKTFYRGLANDGVQGPSVAKYLTDSQGFKKICVVQDDSDYGVGLAKAVEDALGSAADKSCSASVKTGDKDFSATSTSIKSANADAIFYAGYFAEAAPLVTQLRSAGVTAKFVSADGTNDPEFVKQAGSSAQDALLSCPCGPAPDSYKAAYKAANNAEPGVYSTEGYDLTTIMLKGIDAGKTTRADLAAFVKSYDGAGLARNYKWNDKGELDNALIWMYQVK; from the coding sequence TTGGTGCTGGTGGGAGCCGCCACCTTGACCCTCAGCGCCTGTGGCTCGAAGTCGAGCGACAGCTCCGGCGGATCGGGCTCGTCCGCACCGCTCGCCATTGCGCCGCTGGTGCAGATCGACCAGTCCGGCAAGGAGGTTGCGGCTTCCAGCACCACCGCCGCAGCCGACCCGGCCGGGGACGGAAAGGCCACCTGCACCAACGTCAAGCTGGCCTTTGCCGGCGCCAAGACCGGCCCCAACGCCGCCCTGGGCATCAACATCCGCAACGGCGCCAAGGTGGCGCTGGATGCGCACAACAAGGCCAACCCGGGCTGCCAGGTGGAAATGGTGGACTTCGACACCGAGGGTGACCCGCAGAAGGCCACCCAGGTGGCGCCGCAGATCGTCAGCGACCCCTCCGTCATCGGCCTGCTCGGCCCGGCGTTCTCCGGCGAGACCAAGGCCACCGGCGGCATCTTCGCCCAGGCCGGGCTGCCCTCGCTGAGCGCCTCGGCCACCAACGTCGCGCTCACCACCAACGGCTGGAAGACCTTCTACCGCGGTCTGGCCAACGACGGCGTCCAGGGTCCCTCCGTGGCCAAGTACCTCACCGACTCGCAGGGCTTCAAGAAGATCTGCGTGGTCCAGGACGACTCCGACTACGGCGTGGGCCTGGCCAAGGCCGTCGAGGACGCACTGGGCAGCGCCGCCGACAAGAGCTGCTCCGCCAGCGTCAAGACCGGTGACAAGGACTTCTCCGCCACCTCCACCTCCATCAAGAGCGCCAACGCCGACGCGATCTTCTACGCCGGCTACTTCGCCGAGGCGGCGCCGCTGGTCACCCAGCTGCGCAGCGCCGGCGTGACCGCCAAGTTCGTCTCCGCCGACGGCACCAACGACCCGGAGTTCGTCAAGCAGGCCGGGTCCTCCGCCCAGGACGCGCTGCTCTCCTGCCCGTGCGGCCCGGCGCCGGACAGCTACAAGGCCGCCTACAAGGCCGCGAACAACGCCGAGCCGGGTGTCTACTCCACCGAGGGCTACGACCTGACCACGATCATGCTCAAGGGCATCGACGCCGGGAAGACCACCCGCGCGGACCTGGCGGCCTTCGTCAAGAGCTACGACGGCGCCGGCCTGGCCCGCAACTACAAGTGGAACGACAAGGGCGAGCTCGACAACGCCCTGATCTGGATGTACCAGGTCAAGTGA
- the polA gene encoding DNA polymerase I: MPPADAGTTQPTLLLLDGHSLAYRAFFALPAENFRTTSGQTTNAVYGFTSMLINLLRDEKPTHVAAAFDVSRQTFRAETFPEYKANRSATPDEFRGQVDITKDVLGAMGIPVMALAGYEADDIIATLTTQATAQGFRVLVCTGDRDALQLVDDNVTVLYPRKGVSELTRFTPEEVQTKYNLSPVQYPDFAALRGDPSDNLPGIPGVGEKTAAKWIREYGSLEELVQRVDEVKGKVGASLRENLSSVLRNRQLTELIRDVSLPYTPEQLVLAPWDREKIHGLFDDLEFRVLRDRLFETLASSEPEAEEGFDARGTTLEPGTVREWLDTHARDGSRVGLSVSGTGTPFGGDTLGVALAAADGEGAFVRTSAMDPDDEAALGQWLADATIPKAAHELKRALHALRGRGWTLVGSTSDTALAAYLVRPGQRSFNLADLALRYLHRELRAETSDDGQLSLLDAPDAAEAAEATGEIVRARAVLDLAAALDQELAEIESTSLLTEMELPLLEVLAELEATGIAVDADSLSDLQSSFAAQVKEAADAAYAVIGKEINLGSPKQLQVVLFDELDMPKTKRTKTGYTTDADALQTLFTSTGHPFLEHLLAHRDATRLKVTVDGLLKCIAEDGRIHTTFNQTIAATGRLSSTDPNLQNIPVRNDAGRRIRQTFVVGRDSDGTPFETLMTADYSQIEMRIMAHLSGDEGLLEAFRTGEDLHTFVGSRAFGVPLEEVTPELRRRVKAMSYGLAYGLSAFGLASQLRISTEEAREQMEAYFRRFGGVRDYLHEVVEQARKVGYTSTIFGRRRYLPDLTSSNRQRREVAERAALNAPIQGSAADIIKMAMLGVHTALHEQGLRSRMLLQVHDELVLEVAQGEREQVEQLVRTYMGNAYPLDVPLEVSVGTGSSWDAAAH, from the coding sequence GTGCCGCCCGCCGACGCCGGGACCACCCAGCCGACGCTGCTGCTGCTGGACGGGCACTCGCTGGCCTACCGCGCGTTCTTCGCCCTGCCCGCGGAGAACTTCCGCACCACCAGCGGCCAGACCACCAACGCGGTCTACGGCTTCACCTCCATGCTGATCAACCTGCTGCGCGACGAGAAGCCCACCCACGTCGCCGCCGCGTTCGACGTCTCCCGCCAGACCTTCCGCGCCGAGACGTTCCCCGAGTACAAGGCCAACCGCAGCGCCACCCCGGACGAGTTCCGCGGCCAGGTGGACATCACCAAGGACGTGCTGGGCGCCATGGGCATCCCGGTGATGGCGCTGGCCGGCTACGAGGCCGACGACATCATCGCCACCCTCACCACCCAGGCCACGGCGCAGGGCTTCCGGGTGCTCGTCTGCACCGGCGACCGCGACGCGCTGCAGCTGGTGGACGACAACGTCACCGTGCTCTACCCGCGCAAGGGCGTCTCCGAGCTCACCCGCTTCACGCCGGAGGAGGTGCAGACCAAGTACAACCTCAGCCCGGTGCAGTACCCGGACTTCGCCGCCCTGCGCGGCGACCCCTCCGACAACCTGCCCGGCATCCCCGGGGTGGGGGAGAAGACCGCCGCCAAGTGGATCCGCGAGTACGGCTCCCTGGAGGAGCTGGTGCAGCGGGTGGACGAGGTCAAGGGCAAGGTCGGTGCCTCGCTGCGGGAGAACCTGTCCTCGGTGCTGCGCAACCGCCAGCTCACCGAGCTGATCCGCGACGTCAGCCTGCCCTACACCCCCGAGCAGCTGGTGCTGGCGCCGTGGGACCGGGAGAAGATCCACGGCCTGTTCGACGACCTGGAGTTCCGGGTGCTGCGGGACCGGCTGTTCGAGACGCTGGCGTCCTCGGAGCCCGAGGCGGAAGAGGGCTTCGACGCCCGCGGCACCACCCTGGAGCCGGGCACCGTGCGTGAGTGGCTGGACACCCACGCCCGCGACGGCTCCCGGGTCGGGCTGTCGGTCAGCGGCACCGGCACCCCCTTCGGCGGCGACACCCTGGGGGTGGCGCTGGCTGCAGCCGACGGCGAGGGCGCGTTCGTCCGCACCTCCGCCATGGACCCCGACGACGAGGCGGCGCTGGGCCAGTGGCTGGCCGACGCCACCATCCCCAAGGCCGCCCACGAGCTCAAGCGGGCCCTGCACGCGCTGCGCGGCCGCGGCTGGACGCTGGTCGGGTCCACCAGCGACACCGCACTCGCGGCGTACCTGGTGCGCCCGGGCCAGCGCAGCTTCAACCTCGCCGACCTGGCGCTGCGCTACCTGCACCGCGAGCTGCGCGCGGAGACCTCCGACGACGGGCAGCTGTCGCTGCTGGACGCCCCCGACGCCGCGGAGGCCGCCGAGGCCACCGGCGAGATCGTCCGGGCCCGTGCCGTGCTCGACCTGGCCGCGGCGCTGGACCAGGAGCTGGCGGAGATCGAGAGCACCTCGCTGCTCACCGAGATGGAGCTGCCGCTGCTGGAGGTGCTGGCCGAGCTGGAGGCCACCGGCATCGCGGTGGACGCCGACAGCCTCAGCGACCTGCAGTCGTCCTTCGCCGCGCAGGTCAAGGAGGCCGCCGACGCTGCCTACGCGGTGATCGGCAAGGAGATCAACCTGGGCTCGCCCAAGCAGCTGCAGGTGGTGCTCTTCGACGAGCTGGACATGCCCAAGACCAAGCGCACCAAGACCGGCTACACCACCGACGCCGATGCGCTGCAGACGCTGTTCACCAGCACCGGGCACCCGTTCCTGGAGCACCTGCTGGCCCACCGCGACGCCACCCGGCTGAAGGTCACCGTGGACGGGTTGCTCAAGTGCATCGCCGAGGACGGGCGCATCCACACCACGTTCAACCAGACGATCGCCGCCACCGGCCGACTGTCCTCCACCGACCCCAACCTGCAGAACATCCCGGTGCGCAACGACGCCGGCCGCCGCATCCGGCAGACCTTCGTGGTGGGCCGCGACTCCGACGGCACCCCCTTCGAGACGCTGATGACCGCGGACTACAGCCAGATCGAGATGCGGATCATGGCGCACCTGTCCGGCGACGAGGGCCTGCTCGAGGCCTTCCGCACCGGGGAGGACCTGCACACCTTCGTGGGCTCGCGGGCCTTCGGGGTGCCGCTGGAGGAGGTCACCCCGGAGCTGCGCCGCCGGGTGAAGGCAATGTCCTACGGGTTGGCGTACGGCCTCAGCGCGTTCGGGCTGGCCAGCCAGCTGCGGATCTCCACGGAGGAGGCCCGTGAGCAGATGGAGGCCTACTTCCGCCGCTTCGGCGGGGTGCGCGACTACCTGCACGAGGTGGTGGAGCAGGCCCGCAAGGTCGGCTACACCTCCACCATCTTCGGGCGCCGGCGCTACCTGCCCGACCTCACCAGCTCCAACCGCCAGCGCCGCGAGGTGGCCGAGCGCGCCGCGCTCAACGCTCCTATCCAGGGCAGCGCCGCGGACATCATCAAGATGGCCATGCTCGGCGTGCACACCGCGCTGCACGAGCAGGGGCTGCGCTCCCGGATGCTGCTGCAGGTGCACGACGAGCTGGTGCTGGAGGTCGCCCAGGGCGAGCGCGAGCAGGTGGAGCAGCTGGTGCGCACCTACATGGGCAACGCCTACCCGCTGGACGTGCCGCTGGAGGTCTCGGTGGGCACCGGCTCGTCCTGGGACGCCGCCGCCCACTAG
- a CDS encoding class I SAM-dependent methyltransferase, with translation MSGADASRHSEAIAALGTVGPSRVGLSAEDSVRANLAWWDADAEDYHRTHGDFLGSDSETGEFVWCPEGLHEGDVHLLGELADRDVLEVGCGSAPCSRWLASQGARPVGLDLSSGMLARGRARMAQGGPQVPLVQASADALPFADASFDLACSAFGAVPFVADSGLVMAEVARVLRPGGRWVFSVNHPMRWVFPDDPGPRGLTATISYFDRSPYVEVDTDGRPTYAEHHRTLGDRVREIVAAGLELVDLVEPDWPEWLDREWGQWSPLRGELFPGTAIFCCRKPA, from the coding sequence GTGAGCGGGGCGGATGCCTCCCGACACAGCGAGGCTATCGCCGCCCTGGGCACCGTCGGGCCGAGCCGGGTGGGGCTCAGCGCCGAGGACAGCGTGCGCGCCAACCTGGCGTGGTGGGACGCCGACGCCGAGGACTACCACCGCACCCACGGCGACTTCCTGGGGTCGGACTCCGAGACCGGTGAGTTCGTCTGGTGCCCAGAGGGACTGCACGAGGGAGACGTGCACCTGCTGGGTGAGCTGGCCGACCGCGACGTGCTCGAGGTGGGGTGCGGGTCGGCGCCGTGCAGCCGCTGGCTCGCCAGCCAGGGTGCCCGCCCGGTGGGCCTGGACCTGTCCTCGGGGATGCTGGCCCGCGGACGGGCCCGGATGGCGCAGGGTGGGCCGCAGGTGCCGCTGGTGCAGGCCAGCGCCGACGCCCTGCCCTTCGCCGACGCCAGCTTCGACCTGGCCTGCTCGGCCTTCGGCGCGGTGCCCTTCGTGGCCGACTCCGGGCTGGTGATGGCCGAGGTGGCGCGGGTGCTGCGGCCCGGCGGGCGGTGGGTGTTCTCGGTCAACCACCCGATGCGCTGGGTCTTCCCCGACGACCCGGGCCCGCGCGGGCTCACCGCGACCATCTCCTACTTCGACCGCTCCCCGTACGTCGAGGTGGACACCGACGGCCGGCCCACCTACGCCGAGCACCACCGCACCCTCGGCGACCGGGTCCGCGAGATCGTCGCGGCCGGGCTGGAGCTGGTGGACCTGGTGGAGCCGGACTGGCCGGAGTGGCTGGACCGCGAGTGGGGCCAGTGGAGCCCGCTGCGCGGCGAGCTGTTCCCGGGCACCGCCATCTTCTGCTGCCGCAAGCCCGCCTAG
- a CDS encoding response regulator yields the protein MVDGAPSSDGNRKPRRVLVAEDEALIRLDLVEMLREVGYEIAGEAADGQEAVDLTRSLKPDVVIMDVKMPRRDGIDAAGEIAAERLAPVVILTAFSQRELVERARDAGAMAYLVKPFSVADIVPAVELAASRFAELSALEAEVADLNGRLAARKVIERAKGVLMQTLSLTEPQAFRWIQRNAMDQRTTMQAVAQALLDQATSD from the coding sequence ATGGTCGACGGTGCTCCCAGCTCCGACGGTAACCGCAAGCCCCGGCGCGTGCTCGTGGCCGAGGACGAGGCGCTGATCCGGCTCGACCTGGTGGAGATGCTCCGCGAGGTCGGCTACGAGATCGCCGGCGAGGCGGCCGACGGCCAGGAGGCGGTCGACCTCACCCGCTCCCTCAAGCCCGACGTCGTCATCATGGACGTCAAGATGCCCCGCCGCGACGGCATCGACGCCGCTGGCGAGATCGCCGCGGAACGTCTTGCGCCCGTGGTCATCCTCACCGCCTTCAGCCAGCGGGAGCTGGTCGAGCGTGCGCGCGACGCCGGCGCGATGGCCTACCTGGTCAAGCCGTTCTCGGTGGCCGACATCGTGCCCGCGGTGGAGCTGGCCGCCTCCCGCTTCGCCGAGCTGTCCGCGCTGGAGGCCGAGGTCGCCGACCTCAACGGTCGCCTCGCCGCGCGCAAGGTCATCGAGCGGGCCAAGGGCGTGCTCATGCAGACGCTCTCGCTCACCGAGCCGCAGGCGTTCCGCTGGATCCAGCGCAACGCCATGGACCAGCGCACCACCATGCAGGCGGTCGCCCAGGCGCTGCTGGACCAAGCCACCTCCGACTGA
- a CDS encoding branched-chain amino acid ABC transporter permease, which translates to MAVSPIGFDVESLVDNFWQLTVDGLSYGAIYALIAVGYTLVYGVLKLINFAHSEIFMLGMFGQYLALMALGFAPSGNTYTEGIVFTVGYLAIALVAGMLVSGGAAVALERVAYRPLRKRRASSLTFLITAIGASFVLQEFVHFILPRIDSDLGGSTAQQPIKLVDPKEQFTVFGASVTNVTLVIIVAALVLAAMADIVINRTRFGRGIRAVAQDPDTATLMGVSRERVIMLTFLLGGLLAGAAALFYTLKIPSGIIFNGGFILGIKAFAAAVLGGIGNLRGALLGGLLLGVMELYGQALFGSEWRDVVAFALLVGVLLIRPTGILGESLGRSRA; encoded by the coding sequence CTGGCGGTGAGCCCCATCGGGTTCGACGTCGAGTCCCTGGTGGACAACTTCTGGCAGCTGACCGTGGACGGACTGTCCTACGGCGCCATCTACGCCCTGATCGCGGTGGGCTACACCCTGGTGTACGGGGTGCTCAAGCTGATCAACTTCGCCCACTCCGAGATCTTCATGCTCGGCATGTTCGGGCAGTACCTGGCACTGATGGCCCTCGGCTTCGCCCCCAGCGGCAACACCTACACCGAGGGCATCGTCTTCACCGTCGGCTACCTGGCCATCGCGCTGGTGGCCGGCATGCTGGTCTCTGGCGGGGCCGCGGTGGCCCTGGAACGAGTCGCCTACCGGCCGCTGCGCAAGCGCCGTGCCTCCTCGCTGACCTTCCTCATCACCGCCATCGGCGCCTCCTTCGTGCTGCAGGAGTTCGTGCACTTCATCCTGCCGCGCATCGACTCCGACCTCGGTGGCTCCACCGCGCAGCAGCCGATCAAGCTGGTCGACCCCAAGGAGCAGTTCACCGTCTTCGGCGCCTCGGTCACCAACGTGACGCTGGTGATCATCGTGGCCGCGCTGGTGCTGGCCGCGATGGCCGACATCGTCATCAACCGCACCCGCTTCGGCCGAGGCATCCGCGCGGTGGCACAGGACCCGGACACCGCGACGCTGATGGGGGTCTCCCGCGAGCGGGTGATCATGCTGACGTTCCTGCTCGGCGGTCTGCTCGCCGGCGCTGCCGCGCTCTTCTACACCCTCAAGATCCCCTCCGGGATCATCTTCAACGGTGGCTTCATCCTCGGCATCAAGGCCTTCGCCGCCGCCGTGCTCGGCGGCATCGGCAACCTGCGCGGCGCCCTGCTCGGCGGGCTGCTGCTCGGGGTGATGGAGCTCTACGGCCAGGCGCTGTTCGGCTCCGAGTGGCGCGACGTGGTGGCCTTCGCGCTGCTGGTGGGCGTGCTGCTGATCCGCCCGACCGGAATCCTCGGCGAGTCACTCGGAAGGTCACGCGCATGA
- a CDS encoding ABC transporter ATP-binding protein: MSEETVDVPQDSELVVDPAAVNPALTDDAAVAAAVAPQREVLTAEGGALLQARNLTMRFGGLTALDDVTFDIKRGEILGMIGPNGAGKTTCFNAITGVYRPTSGEVLFDGAPLGKLKRHQITQRGIARTFQNIRLFGEMTALENVVVGTDARHRTSVPGALFRSRRHAAEERDAVERGMALLEFVGIAPRAVEKARNLSYGDQRRLEIARALATEPKLLCLDEPAAGFNPSEKSALMDLIRKTRDDGFTVLLIEHDMRLVMEVTDRIVVLEFGRKIAEGLPKDVREDPAVIAAYLGVPDDALA; this comes from the coding sequence ATGAGCGAGGAGACCGTCGACGTCCCGCAGGACAGCGAGCTGGTGGTGGATCCCGCGGCGGTGAACCCGGCGCTGACCGACGACGCCGCGGTGGCCGCTGCGGTGGCCCCGCAGCGGGAGGTGCTCACCGCCGAGGGCGGGGCACTGCTGCAGGCGCGCAACCTGACCATGCGCTTCGGCGGGCTGACCGCCCTGGACGACGTCACCTTCGACATCAAGCGTGGCGAGATCCTGGGCATGATCGGTCCCAACGGCGCGGGCAAGACGACCTGCTTCAACGCGATCACCGGGGTCTACCGGCCCACCTCCGGAGAGGTGCTCTTCGACGGTGCCCCGTTGGGCAAGCTCAAGCGCCACCAGATCACCCAGCGCGGCATCGCCCGAACCTTCCAGAACATCCGCCTGTTCGGGGAGATGACGGCGCTGGAGAACGTGGTGGTGGGCACCGACGCCCGGCACCGGACCTCCGTGCCCGGCGCGCTGTTCCGCAGCCGCCGTCACGCCGCCGAGGAGCGCGACGCGGTGGAGCGCGGGATGGCGCTGCTGGAGTTCGTCGGCATCGCCCCGCGCGCGGTGGAGAAGGCCCGCAACCTCTCCTACGGCGACCAGCGCCGCCTGGAGATCGCCCGGGCGCTGGCCACCGAGCCCAAGCTGCTGTGCCTGGACGAGCCGGCCGCGGGGTTCAACCCCAGCGAGAAGTCGGCGCTGATGGACCTCATCCGCAAGACCCGCGACGACGGGTTCACCGTGCTGCTCATCGAGCACGACATGCGCCTGGTGATGGAGGTGACCGACCGCATCGTGGTGCTGGAGTTCGGTCGCAAGATCGCCGAGGGCCTGCCCAAGGATGTTCGGGAAGACCCGGCCGTCATCGCCGCCTACCTAGGAGTGCCCGACGATGCCCTTGCTTGA
- a CDS encoding branched-chain amino acid ABC transporter permease: protein MSTSAKDLTPPPVGAKSAGEPPPRGVGDALRVWWNGLARPAQWGFAVPAILVIALLPVLKPPLITTPGTDFGGVMAQFSVYALLAIGLNVVVGQTGLLDLGYVGFYAMGAYTVAILTSPNSPWNQTGPDGWLSDKWAWLAVLPLAVIITAMSGVILGTPTLRLRGDYLAIVTLGFGEIVRLLSDNLKEITGGGQGLSAVAYPRVGETEANPNGIFSAGNNSGAVNSGVWWFWLGIALIILVLVLVGNLERSRVGRAWVAIREDEDAAEIMGVPTFRFKLWAFVIGAAIGGLSGALLAGQVQFVVPTGFNVINSMLFLCAVVLGGQGNKLGVIVGAFIVVYLPNRVMSIDIGGQSLGDYKYLFFGVALIVLMIFRPQGLFPVRQKLLAMGRQVFLAVHRRPTPSEAPVEARP, encoded by the coding sequence ATGAGCACCTCGGCCAAGGACCTCACCCCGCCGCCGGTCGGCGCCAAGTCCGCCGGCGAACCACCCCCGCGCGGGGTGGGCGACGCGCTGCGCGTGTGGTGGAACGGCCTGGCTCGGCCGGCACAGTGGGGCTTCGCGGTGCCGGCCATCCTCGTCATCGCGCTGCTGCCAGTGCTCAAGCCGCCGCTGATCACCACCCCCGGCACCGACTTCGGCGGGGTGATGGCCCAGTTCTCTGTCTACGCGCTGCTGGCCATCGGGCTCAACGTGGTGGTCGGCCAGACCGGGTTGCTCGACCTCGGCTACGTCGGGTTCTACGCCATGGGCGCCTACACCGTGGCCATCTTGACCAGCCCCAACTCGCCGTGGAACCAGACCGGTCCGGACGGCTGGCTCAGCGACAAGTGGGCCTGGTTGGCAGTGCTGCCGCTGGCGGTGATCATCACCGCGATGTCGGGGGTCATCCTGGGCACGCCAACCCTGCGGCTGCGCGGTGACTACCTGGCCATCGTCACCCTCGGCTTCGGTGAGATCGTGCGGCTGCTCAGCGACAACCTCAAGGAGATCACCGGCGGCGGGCAGGGCCTGTCCGCGGTGGCCTACCCGCGGGTGGGGGAGACCGAGGCCAACCCCAACGGCATCTTCTCCGCCGGCAACAACAGCGGCGCGGTCAACTCCGGCGTCTGGTGGTTCTGGCTCGGCATCGCGCTGATCATCCTGGTCCTCGTGCTGGTGGGGAACCTGGAGCGCAGCCGGGTGGGCCGGGCCTGGGTGGCGATCCGCGAGGACGAGGACGCCGCGGAGATCATGGGCGTGCCCACCTTCCGCTTCAAGCTGTGGGCCTTCGTGATCGGTGCCGCCATCGGTGGCCTCTCCGGTGCGCTGCTCGCCGGGCAGGTGCAGTTCGTGGTGCCGACCGGGTTCAACGTCATCAACTCCATGCTGTTCCTCTGCGCGGTGGTCCTCGGCGGGCAGGGCAACAAGCTCGGGGTCATCGTCGGGGCGTTCATCGTCGTCTACCTGCCCAACCGGGTGATGTCGATCGACATCGGCGGCCAGTCGCTGGGCGACTACAAGTACCTGTTCTTCGGCGTGGCGCTGATCGTGCTGATGATCTTCCGGCCGCAGGGGCTCTTCCCGGTGCGCCAGAAGCTGCTCGCGATGGGCCGCCAGGTGTTCCTGGCGGTGCACCGACGCCCGACACCGTCCGAGGCACCAGTGGAGGCACGCCCATGA